One segment of Acidobacteriota bacterium DNA contains the following:
- a CDS encoding DEAD/DEAH box helicase: MTFDLFQLHPRVLSGVKAQGFTIPTPIQRQSIPVILQGQDVLGLAQTGTGKTAAYALPILHRLMTGQRGVVRALIIAPTRELSEQIHTTIVSLGRQTGIRSTAVYGGVAMRPQVEKLRKHTEVVVACPGRLLDHISQGTIDLSHLEVLVLDEADHMFDMGFIIPIRQILKTLPKNRQTLLFSATMPDAIKGLATEILQSPKNIQIGKIEPASTVSHAIYPVNSDLKTPLLMELLRQNREGSVLVFTKTKHRARRLDEQLRKSGYGSASLQGNLSQNQRQAALDGFRTGRHQILVATDIAARGIDVTGVSRVINYDIPDTADAYTHRIGRTGRAAQTGDALTLVTSSDEAMVRTIERTMGKKLERRKLEGFDYSETKTSPDQDFIRSIRQAQSSRRSSSSSRPPSRPMGR, from the coding sequence GCCCAGGGTTTTACCATTCCTACCCCGATTCAACGCCAGTCAATTCCAGTAATTCTGCAAGGCCAGGATGTTTTAGGACTGGCTCAGACTGGAACGGGGAAAACCGCAGCGTACGCATTGCCCATTCTTCACCGCCTGATGACAGGCCAGCGTGGAGTTGTTCGGGCGCTGATTATTGCTCCAACACGTGAACTTTCCGAACAGATTCACACGACGATTGTGAGTCTGGGCCGACAAACCGGCATTCGAAGCACTGCTGTCTACGGCGGGGTCGCGATGCGTCCCCAGGTGGAAAAGTTACGCAAACACACTGAAGTTGTGGTTGCCTGCCCAGGCCGGTTGCTTGACCATATCAGCCAGGGCACGATTGATTTATCACATCTTGAAGTGCTGGTTCTCGACGAAGCCGACCATATGTTTGATATGGGGTTTATTATTCCAATTCGTCAGATCCTGAAGACGTTACCGAAAAATCGTCAAACGCTGTTATTTTCAGCGACTATGCCGGATGCCATCAAAGGGTTGGCAACCGAAATTTTACAATCCCCAAAAAACATTCAGATCGGGAAAATCGAACCGGCATCCACTGTTTCTCACGCGATTTATCCGGTCAATTCTGATCTCAAAACACCACTGCTGATGGAATTGCTGCGACAAAACCGTGAAGGGTCGGTCCTGGTTTTTACCAAAACCAAGCACCGGGCCAGGCGACTTGACGAACAGCTCCGAAAATCAGGGTATGGGTCAGCCTCGCTGCAAGGGAATTTGTCTCAAAACCAGCGTCAGGCAGCGCTGGATGGGTTCCGAACCGGACGTCACCAGATTCTGGTGGCAACCGATATCGCCGCCCGAGGGATTGACGTAACCGGTGTCTCACGGGTGATCAACTATGACATTCCAGACACGGCTGATGCCTACACTCATCGGATCGGACGCACCGGACGTGCCGCCCAAACCGGTGATGCACTGACTCTGGTCACATCGAGTGATGAAGCCATGGTCAGGACCATTGAACGCACCATGGGCAAAAAGCTCGAACGTCGTAAACTGGAAGGTTTTGACTATTCTGAAACGAAGACAAGTCCAGACCAGGATTTTATTCGGTCCATTCGTCAAGCCCAATCATCCAGACGTAGCAGCAGCAGCAGCAGACCACCGTCCCGCCCAATGGGACGATAA